One genomic segment of Protaetiibacter intestinalis includes these proteins:
- a CDS encoding LacI family DNA-binding transcriptional regulator — protein MSQDDKAARTANIFDVARLAGVSHQTVSRVLNDQPNVRPATRARVEQAIAQLRYSPSPAARALVTRRTRTIGLVSPGVSDFGPSSIAMHFNFAARAARYNVETVSSLSDDPVGVRSVVESLLRQRVDAIVLVVVDVAVLEVVRGLDLSIPVVAVAASPRPSPLIVSIDQYRGARAAVRHLAELGHTRILHLGGPLANPDAIERERGWRDELLARRLDVVAPPHGDWSAESGHRLGPELGVEAGDAVFVANDHMAIGLLSSLREHGLQVPADVSVVGFDDVPEAGYLYPPLTTVRQDFAALGGLIMQKVLVAVEDPDTVTEDTPLPTRLVIRDSTREA, from the coding sequence GTGAGCCAGGACGACAAGGCAGCGCGGACCGCCAACATCTTCGACGTCGCACGACTCGCCGGCGTGTCCCACCAGACCGTCTCGCGCGTGCTCAACGATCAGCCGAACGTGCGCCCCGCCACCCGGGCCCGCGTCGAGCAGGCCATCGCCCAACTGCGCTACAGCCCCTCCCCCGCGGCGCGCGCCCTCGTCACCCGGCGCACCCGCACCATCGGGCTCGTCTCACCGGGCGTCTCCGACTTCGGCCCGAGCTCGATCGCGATGCACTTCAACTTCGCGGCCCGCGCCGCCCGCTACAACGTCGAGACGGTCAGCTCGCTCAGCGACGACCCGGTCGGCGTCCGCTCCGTCGTCGAGTCGCTGCTGAGACAGCGCGTGGATGCCATCGTGCTCGTCGTCGTCGACGTCGCGGTGCTCGAGGTGGTGCGCGGGCTCGACCTGTCGATCCCGGTCGTCGCGGTCGCCGCATCCCCCCGCCCGAGCCCGCTGATCGTCTCGATCGACCAGTACCGCGGGGCGCGCGCCGCCGTGCGGCACCTCGCCGAGCTCGGCCACACCCGCATCCTGCACCTCGGCGGGCCGCTCGCGAACCCCGACGCCATCGAGCGCGAGCGCGGCTGGCGCGACGAGCTCCTCGCCCGGCGCCTCGACGTCGTCGCCCCGCCGCACGGCGACTGGTCGGCCGAGAGCGGGCACCGCCTGGGACCGGAGCTCGGGGTGGAGGCCGGCGACGCCGTCTTCGTCGCCAACGACCACATGGCGATCGGCCTGCTCTCCTCGCTGCGCGAGCACGGCCTGCAGGTGCCCGCGGACGTGAGCGTCGTCGGCTTCGACGACGTGCCCGAGGCCGGCTACCTGTACCCGCCCCTCACCACGGTGCGTCAGGACTTCGCGGCGCTCGGCGGGCTCATCATGCAGAAGGTGCTGGTGGCCGTGGAGGATCCCGACACCGTCACCGAGGACACCCCGCTGCCGACCCGCCTCGTCATCCGCGACTCCACCCGCGAGGCCTGA
- a CDS encoding sugar ABC transporter ATP-binding protein, with translation MVEQAQPVIEVRGATVRFPGELALDRVDFRMFPGEVHSLMGENGAGKSTLIKAITGALPLDAGVIRVNGDQVRFRSPHDAQHAGISTVYQEIEVLTNLSVAENICLGREPRRFGIDWKRMRDEAAQVLAGLGLDIDPASRLGMHSLAVQQLVAIARATSTEVKVLILDEPTSSLDLDEVAELFRVIRELASRGVAILFVSHFLEQVYEICDRITVLRGGRVEGEYLTRELLRIDLVQKMLGRGPAEFVARGRDASVVAEPATPLLSAHGIHASGVVGADVELVEGDVLGIAGLLGSGRSELARALSGVTPIGQGVLRLAGAPVRPRRPRDAIALGLAYSSENRRTEGIIADLSIRENIALALQAQLGAFRRIPLARERELASSWIDALDIRPADPERPAGTLSGGNQQKVLLARLLALAPRVLILDEPTRGIDVGAKVEIQNLVGELADNGLSVVFISAELEEVLRVSGRVLVLRDGRIVGDLPAEELTIDSLLALVAQPDEEG, from the coding sequence ATGGTCGAGCAGGCCCAACCCGTGATCGAGGTCCGGGGCGCGACGGTGCGCTTCCCCGGAGAACTCGCGCTCGATCGCGTCGACTTCCGGATGTTCCCGGGCGAGGTGCACTCGCTCATGGGCGAGAACGGTGCGGGCAAGTCGACGCTCATCAAGGCCATCACCGGCGCGCTGCCGCTCGACGCGGGCGTCATCCGGGTGAACGGCGACCAGGTGCGCTTCCGCAGCCCCCACGACGCGCAGCACGCGGGCATCTCCACCGTGTACCAGGAGATCGAGGTGCTCACCAACCTGAGCGTCGCCGAGAACATCTGCCTCGGCCGCGAACCGCGGCGCTTCGGCATCGACTGGAAGCGGATGCGCGACGAGGCGGCCCAGGTGCTCGCCGGCCTCGGCCTCGACATCGACCCGGCCTCGCGCCTCGGGATGCACTCGCTCGCCGTCCAGCAGCTCGTCGCGATCGCGCGCGCCACCTCGACCGAGGTCAAGGTCCTCATCCTCGACGAACCGACCTCGAGCCTCGACCTCGACGAGGTGGCAGAGCTGTTCCGGGTGATCCGTGAGCTCGCCTCCCGCGGGGTCGCGATCCTGTTCGTCTCCCACTTCCTCGAGCAGGTGTACGAGATCTGCGACCGCATCACCGTCCTCCGCGGCGGACGGGTGGAGGGCGAGTACCTCACCCGCGAGCTGCTGCGCATCGACCTCGTGCAGAAGATGCTCGGCCGCGGGCCGGCCGAGTTCGTCGCCCGCGGACGCGACGCATCCGTCGTCGCCGAGCCCGCGACGCCCCTGCTGAGCGCGCACGGCATCCACGCGTCGGGGGTCGTCGGCGCGGACGTCGAGCTCGTCGAGGGCGACGTCCTCGGGATCGCGGGCCTGCTCGGATCCGGGCGCAGCGAGCTCGCCCGGGCGCTCTCCGGGGTCACCCCGATCGGCCAGGGTGTGCTCCGCCTCGCGGGCGCGCCGGTGAGACCGCGACGGCCGCGCGACGCCATCGCGCTCGGGCTCGCCTACTCCTCCGAGAACCGCCGCACCGAGGGGATCATCGCCGACCTCAGCATCCGCGAGAACATCGCGCTGGCCCTGCAGGCGCAACTCGGCGCGTTCCGGCGCATCCCGCTCGCGCGGGAGCGCGAACTCGCGAGCAGCTGGATCGACGCGCTCGACATCCGCCCCGCCGACCCGGAACGGCCCGCCGGCACCCTGTCGGGAGGCAACCAGCAGAAGGTGCTGCTGGCCCGACTGCTCGCCCTCGCACCGCGCGTGCTCATCCTCGACGAACCGACCCGCGGGATCGACGTGGGGGCGAAGGTCGAGATCCAGAACCTCGTCGGGGAGCTCGCCGACAACGGGCTGTCCGTCGTGTTCATCTCCGCCGAGCTCGAGGAGGTGCTGCGGGTCTCCGGACGCGTCCTCGTGCTGCGCGACGGCCGGATCGTCGGCGACCTGCCCGCCGAAGAGCTCACCATCGACTCGCTGCTCGCCTTGGTCGCGCAACCGGACGAGGAGGGGTGA
- a CDS encoding ABC transporter permease — protein sequence MSTAIRTEPTPGLAARARRLLTTNPSLLPTAAAVVIFVGMVVYGEIAYGRIVQYNTLSNLLINNAHLIVLAVAMTFVILTGGIDLSVGAIIAFSSVSGVMLANAGWNPIVVIVVMIALGTVFGLVSGILVQYFNVQPFIATLAMMFLGRGLASLLSTQPERLADDSPIRWLGTQLKIIDGPKVNDLVVTPGVGIAVLVVLAAVFVLHRTRTGRTVYAIGGSETSALLMGLPVLRTKVLVYVISGTLSGIAAVIYTSRLGIAQNITGIGWELDAIAATVIGGTLLTGGAGYVLGSVVGALVIGLMTVLITRDGGIRPEMTTIITGGILLVFVLLQRVVTRKRE from the coding sequence ATGAGCACCGCGATCAGAACCGAGCCCACGCCCGGCCTCGCCGCGCGCGCCCGCCGCCTCCTCACGACCAACCCGTCGCTGCTGCCCACGGCCGCCGCGGTCGTCATCTTCGTCGGGATGGTCGTCTACGGCGAGATCGCCTACGGGCGGATCGTGCAGTACAACACGCTGTCGAACCTGCTCATCAACAACGCGCACCTCATCGTGCTCGCGGTCGCGATGACCTTCGTCATCCTCACGGGGGGCATCGACCTCTCGGTGGGCGCGATCATCGCGTTCTCCTCGGTCTCCGGCGTGATGCTCGCCAACGCCGGGTGGAACCCGATCGTCGTGATCGTCGTGATGATCGCCCTCGGCACGGTGTTCGGACTCGTCTCCGGCATCCTCGTGCAGTACTTCAACGTGCAGCCGTTCATCGCCACCCTCGCGATGATGTTCCTCGGCCGGGGCCTCGCCTCGCTCCTGAGCACCCAACCGGAGCGGCTCGCCGACGACTCCCCGATCCGGTGGCTCGGCACCCAGCTGAAGATCATCGACGGCCCCAAGGTCAACGACCTGGTCGTGACCCCCGGGGTCGGGATCGCGGTGCTCGTCGTGCTCGCGGCCGTCTTCGTCCTGCACCGCACGCGCACGGGTCGCACCGTGTACGCGATCGGCGGATCCGAGACCTCGGCGCTGCTCATGGGCCTTCCGGTGCTGCGGACGAAGGTGCTCGTCTACGTCATCAGCGGGACGCTCTCCGGGATCGCGGCCGTCATCTACACGAGCCGGCTCGGCATCGCGCAGAACATCACCGGTATCGGCTGGGAGCTCGACGCCATCGCGGCGACGGTCATCGGCGGCACGCTCCTCACCGGTGGCGCCGGCTACGTGCTCGGCTCGGTCGTCGGCGCGCTCGTGATCGGGCTCATGACGGTGCTCATCACGCGCGACGGCGGGATCCGTCCGGAGATGACGACGATCATCACGGGCGGCATCCTGCTCGTCTTCGTGCTGCTGCAGCGCGTCGTGACGCGGAAACGGGAGTGA
- a CDS encoding ABC transporter permease, whose amino-acid sequence MTRPTPAAAVAGLIRRPWFWGLVAIVVLLGLNVLKDPNYLAITVSPTTGNLVGNLIDILRASPPVLMVAVGMALVIATGGIDLSVGSIMAVSGAVAMEFLKSVGDSRSIGVALAAIGLALLVSALLGAVNGVLVAYVGLQPFISTLVLMLAGRGIAKVITGGQNTAASSDPLKWIVNGYVIGLPVVFLFAVAIVVIVGLVVRRSALGLMIEAIGINPRASRMAGIRPTGLLLTVYVLSGVLAGIAGIFAVGTVMTVDVSKTGYQIEMDAILAVVIGGTSLAGGKFSLGGAFVGAMLIATLDKTVLFLGISSSATPAFKAVVIVVLCLLQSERVRSWFRRRKAPPALAIALDDDARKEGVVA is encoded by the coding sequence ATGACCCGTCCGACGCCCGCGGCAGCCGTCGCCGGCCTCATCCGCCGCCCCTGGTTCTGGGGTCTCGTCGCGATCGTGGTGCTCCTCGGGCTCAACGTGCTGAAGGACCCGAACTACCTCGCGATCACGGTGAGCCCCACGACCGGCAACCTCGTCGGCAACCTCATCGACATCCTGCGGGCCTCGCCGCCCGTGCTCATGGTCGCCGTGGGCATGGCGCTCGTGATCGCCACCGGCGGCATCGACCTCTCGGTCGGTTCGATCATGGCGGTCTCCGGCGCGGTCGCCATGGAGTTCCTGAAGAGCGTGGGCGACTCGCGCTCGATCGGGGTCGCGCTCGCCGCCATCGGGCTCGCGCTGCTCGTGAGCGCCCTGCTCGGAGCCGTCAACGGCGTGCTCGTCGCCTACGTCGGGTTGCAGCCGTTCATCTCCACCCTCGTGCTCATGCTCGCCGGCCGCGGGATCGCCAAGGTCATCACCGGCGGCCAGAACACGGCGGCATCGAGCGACCCGCTCAAGTGGATCGTCAACGGCTACGTCATCGGCTTGCCCGTCGTGTTCCTGTTCGCGGTCGCGATCGTGGTGATCGTCGGCCTCGTCGTGCGGCGCAGCGCCCTCGGGCTCATGATCGAGGCGATCGGCATCAACCCGCGGGCGAGCCGCATGGCGGGCATCCGCCCCACCGGCCTGCTGCTCACCGTCTACGTGCTCTCGGGCGTGCTCGCCGGTATCGCGGGGATCTTCGCCGTGGGAACGGTCATGACGGTCGACGTCTCCAAGACCGGCTACCAGATCGAGATGGACGCCATCCTCGCCGTCGTCATCGGCGGCACCTCGCTCGCGGGCGGCAAGTTCTCGCTCGGCGGTGCGTTCGTCGGCGCGATGCTCATCGCGACCCTCGACAAGACGGTGCTGTTCCTCGGCATCTCCTCCTCGGCGACGCCCGCCTTCAAGGCCGTCGTGATCGTCGTGCTGTGCCTGCTCCAGTCCGAGCGGGTGCGCAGCTGGTTCCGGCGACGCAAGGCCCCGCCGGCGCTCGCGATCGCCCTCGACGACGACGCCCGCAAGGAAGGTGTGGTGGCATGA
- a CDS encoding L-ribulose-5-phosphate 4-epimerase, whose protein sequence is MSDLDAAIQRTREEVAKLHAELTRYGLVIWTGGNISGRVPGAELFVIKPSGVSYDELAADNMILCDLDGNVIAGTPGSERSPSSDTAAHAYVYRNMPHVGGVVHTHSTYATAWAARGEAIPCVITGMADEFGGEIPVGPFAIIGDDSIGRGIVATLDGHRSRAVLMQNHGVFTIGKDAKDAVKAAVMCEDVARTIHISRQLGDPLPIPQESIDALFDRYQNVYGQKPQGELQ, encoded by the coding sequence ATGAGTGACCTCGACGCCGCCATCCAGCGCACCCGCGAGGAGGTGGCGAAACTGCACGCCGAACTCACCCGCTACGGTCTCGTCATCTGGACGGGCGGCAACATCTCGGGCCGCGTCCCGGGAGCCGAGCTCTTCGTCATCAAGCCGAGCGGCGTCAGCTACGACGAGCTCGCGGCCGACAACATGATCCTCTGCGACCTCGACGGCAACGTCATCGCCGGCACCCCCGGCTCCGAGCGCAGCCCCTCGAGCGACACCGCCGCGCACGCCTACGTCTACCGCAACATGCCGCACGTCGGCGGAGTCGTGCACACCCACTCCACCTACGCCACGGCCTGGGCCGCGCGCGGCGAGGCGATCCCGTGCGTCATCACCGGGATGGCCGACGAGTTCGGCGGCGAGATCCCCGTCGGGCCGTTCGCGATCATCGGCGACGACTCCATCGGCCGCGGCATCGTCGCGACGCTCGACGGGCACCGTTCGCGCGCCGTGCTCATGCAGAACCACGGCGTCTTCACGATCGGCAAGGACGCGAAGGACGCCGTCAAGGCGGCCGTCATGTGCGAGGACGTCGCCCGCACCATCCACATCTCCCGGCAGCTGGGCGACCCGCTGCCGATCCCCCAGGAGAGCATCGACGCGCTCTTCGACCGCT
- a CDS encoding FGGY-family carbohydrate kinase gives MSARYLGIELGSTRIKACVVDETGATVATGSHSWENRLEHGLWTYGLDEVHEGLRAAYADLVAELGEAPAGFDAIGVSAMMHGYLAFDAAGGLLVPFRTWRNTNTGPAAAELSAALGVNIPLRWSIAHLHQAVLDAEPHVPAIASVTTLAGYVHRLLTGRDVLGVGDASGMFPIDPATGGYDARLLGLAQERLAAAGAAFELAELLPAVLTAGADAGALTAEGAALLDASGTLQPGIPFAPPEGDAGTGMVATNAVRPRTANVSAGTSIFAMVVLERALPAASPDIDVVTTPDGSPVAMVHCNNGSSELGAWVGVFQEFASAIGSTASSDEVFAAVLGGALDAGGEGLYAYNLLSGEPVVGTSEGRPLVVRTPGSRLSLAAFGRAQLFSVFAALSVGMRELAAQDVALDAAVAHGGLFRTGGIAQSALAAALGAPVAVGETAGEGGAWGIALLAAYRRAVADGETRGLPDWLDETVFADAAVTTVEPTAASIADYAAYLDRWQAGLAIEHAAIAALTDQETAHE, from the coding sequence ATGAGCGCCCGATATCTGGGGATCGAGCTGGGCTCGACGCGCATCAAGGCGTGCGTCGTCGACGAGACCGGGGCCACGGTCGCCACCGGCTCGCACTCCTGGGAGAACCGGCTCGAGCACGGACTGTGGACCTACGGCCTCGACGAGGTGCACGAGGGCCTGCGCGCCGCCTACGCGGACCTCGTGGCCGAGCTCGGCGAGGCGCCCGCGGGCTTCGACGCGATCGGCGTCTCGGCGATGATGCACGGCTACCTCGCCTTCGACGCGGCGGGCGGGTTGCTCGTGCCGTTCCGCACCTGGCGCAACACCAACACGGGCCCCGCGGCGGCCGAGCTGTCGGCCGCGCTCGGGGTCAACATCCCACTCCGCTGGTCGATCGCGCACCTGCACCAGGCCGTGCTCGACGCCGAGCCGCACGTGCCCGCGATCGCGAGCGTCACGACCCTCGCCGGCTACGTGCACCGCCTGCTCACCGGGCGCGACGTGCTCGGCGTGGGCGACGCCTCCGGCATGTTCCCCATCGACCCGGCCACCGGCGGCTACGACGCGCGGCTGCTCGGCCTCGCCCAGGAGCGCCTCGCCGCGGCGGGCGCCGCCTTCGAGCTCGCCGAACTGCTGCCCGCGGTGCTGACCGCGGGGGCGGATGCCGGCGCGCTCACCGCCGAGGGTGCGGCGCTGCTCGACGCGAGCGGCACGCTGCAGCCCGGCATCCCGTTCGCCCCGCCCGAGGGCGACGCGGGCACGGGCATGGTCGCCACCAACGCCGTGCGCCCGCGCACCGCCAACGTCTCCGCCGGCACGAGCATCTTCGCGATGGTCGTGCTCGAGCGGGCACTGCCGGCCGCGAGCCCCGACATCGACGTCGTCACGACCCCCGACGGCAGCCCCGTCGCGATGGTGCACTGCAACAACGGCTCGAGCGAGCTCGGCGCCTGGGTGGGCGTGTTCCAGGAGTTCGCCTCCGCGATCGGCTCCACGGCATCCTCCGACGAGGTGTTCGCGGCCGTGCTCGGCGGCGCCCTCGACGCGGGCGGCGAGGGGCTGTACGCCTACAACCTGCTCTCGGGCGAACCGGTCGTCGGCACCTCGGAGGGTCGCCCGCTCGTCGTGCGCACGCCGGGCTCGCGCCTGAGCCTCGCCGCCTTCGGCCGCGCCCAGCTCTTCTCGGTGTTCGCCGCGCTGAGCGTCGGGATGCGCGAGCTCGCCGCGCAGGACGTCGCGCTGGATGCCGCGGTCGCCCACGGCGGCCTGTTCCGCACCGGCGGCATCGCCCAGAGCGCGCTCGCCGCGGCCCTCGGCGCGCCGGTCGCGGTCGGCGAGACGGCGGGGGAGGGTGGTGCCTGGGGCATCGCGCTGCTCGCCGCCTACCGCCGCGCGGTCGCCGACGGCGAGACGCGGGGACTGCCCGACTGGCTCGACGAGACCGTCTTCGCGGATGCCGCGGTCACGACCGTCGAGCCGACGGCCGCCTCGATCGCCGACTACGCCGCCTACCTCGACCGCTGGCAGGCGGGGCTCGCGATCGAGCACGCCGCCATCGCCGCCCTCACCGACCAGGAGACCGCTCATGAGTGA
- a CDS encoding ABC transporter substrate-binding protein, which yields MKNRQRMLSLIGIVGAGALALGLTACSTPDEGGAGGGGEGDLITVGFVAVGPEGAWREANEQNIQDTFTEDAGFELKYAPATNLDQKSQIDAFTSFVDEGVDVILLSATEASGWEDSLKRAQEAEIPVILLDRGIEPDDTSLYVTRIAPDNVEVAKAVGEWANTTFPDGGNYIVLEGPAGVGVVNERNKGFEQGLGDSSLVKVAAQTANWSAEEGKSVTETLLKANSNNIQFIFAQNDEMGLGAVQAVQEAGLTPGVDIKIATIDGTKSAMQALADGLLSFVHEYNPLFGETALDVVKKTLAGETVDSYIIVPSQAFDSPEAAQAVLADRKF from the coding sequence ATGAAGAACAGGCAGCGGATGCTGAGCCTGATCGGCATCGTCGGCGCAGGCGCTCTCGCGCTCGGGCTGACCGCCTGCTCGACCCCGGACGAAGGCGGTGCCGGCGGCGGTGGCGAGGGAGACCTCATCACCGTCGGTTTCGTCGCCGTGGGCCCCGAGGGTGCCTGGCGTGAGGCCAACGAGCAGAACATCCAGGACACCTTCACCGAGGACGCGGGCTTCGAGCTCAAGTACGCCCCGGCGACCAACCTGGACCAGAAGTCGCAGATCGACGCGTTCACCTCCTTCGTGGACGAGGGCGTCGACGTCATCCTGCTGTCGGCCACCGAGGCCTCCGGCTGGGAGGACTCGCTGAAGCGCGCGCAGGAGGCCGAGATCCCGGTGATCCTGCTCGACCGCGGCATCGAGCCCGACGACACGAGCCTCTACGTCACCCGCATCGCGCCCGACAACGTCGAGGTCGCCAAGGCGGTCGGCGAGTGGGCGAACACGACCTTCCCCGACGGCGGCAACTACATCGTCCTCGAGGGTCCCGCCGGAGTCGGCGTCGTCAACGAGCGCAACAAGGGCTTCGAGCAGGGCCTCGGAGACTCCTCGCTCGTGAAGGTCGCCGCGCAGACCGCCAACTGGAGCGCCGAGGAGGGCAAGAGCGTCACCGAGACCCTGCTCAAGGCGAACAGCAACAACATCCAGTTCATCTTCGCCCAGAACGACGAGATGGGTCTCGGCGCGGTCCAGGCCGTCCAGGAGGCCGGCCTCACCCCCGGTGTCGACATCAAGATCGCCACGATCGACGGCACCAAGTCGGCCATGCAGGCGCTTGCCGACGGTCTGCTCAGCTTCGTGCACGAGTACAACCCGCTGTTCGGGGAGACCGCGCTCGACGTCGTGAAGAAGACCCTCGCCGGTGAGACCGTCGACTCGTACATCATCGTCCCGAGCCAGGCCTTCGACTCGCCCGAGGCGGCCCAGGCCGTGCTCGCCGACCGCAAGTTCTGA
- a CDS encoding sugar ABC transporter ATP-binding protein gives MTEPLAVVEMRDISIEFPGVKALDGVDFRLFPGEIHALMGENGAGKSTLIKALTGVYRIDSGSILVLGEERQLHGTADAQNAGISTVYQEVNLVTNLSIGENVMLGHEVRGPFGVNWRATHRAATEALARLGLGDLDTHRPLSTLSIAVQQLVAISRAMAIKAKVLILDEPTSSLDANEVEGLFRVMRALRDQGVAILFVSHFLDQVYAISDRLTVLRNGRYEGEYATRELDRHALISKMIGKDLDSLTSLGGNRANGDRDRENEQPLLAAEGIGRRSSMLPTDVEIYPGEVVGFAGLLGAGRTELARLLYGADRAETGVLRFRGKKVELRNPASGIEHRIAFSTENRRDEGIVGDLTVRENMVLAVQAKRGWARPLSRREQDQIVQRYITELNVRPADPERLIKNLSGGNQQKVLLGRWLATQPELLILDEPTRGIDVGAKAEIQEAVAELAAEGVSVVFISSELEEVVRLSERIVVLKDHEKIGEIVNGPGVTAQQVVDLIASHGVGAATPDDAADAEQNVSASTTTQKTERHES, from the coding sequence ATGACTGAACCACTGGCCGTCGTCGAGATGCGTGACATCTCGATCGAGTTCCCCGGAGTGAAGGCGCTCGACGGCGTCGACTTCCGCCTCTTCCCCGGCGAGATCCATGCGCTCATGGGCGAGAACGGCGCGGGGAAGTCCACGCTCATCAAGGCGCTCACGGGCGTCTATCGCATCGACTCGGGCTCCATCCTCGTGCTCGGCGAGGAGCGCCAGCTGCACGGCACGGCGGATGCCCAGAACGCCGGCATCTCGACCGTGTACCAAGAGGTCAACCTCGTCACGAACCTCTCCATCGGCGAGAACGTGATGCTCGGACACGAGGTCCGCGGTCCGTTCGGCGTCAACTGGCGTGCCACCCACCGCGCCGCGACCGAGGCGCTCGCCCGGCTCGGCCTCGGCGACCTCGACACCCACCGCCCCCTCTCGACGCTGTCGATCGCGGTGCAGCAGCTCGTGGCGATCAGCCGCGCCATGGCGATCAAGGCCAAGGTGCTCATCCTCGACGAGCCGACGTCGAGCCTCGACGCCAACGAGGTCGAGGGGCTCTTCCGCGTCATGCGCGCGCTGCGCGACCAGGGCGTCGCCATCCTCTTCGTCTCGCACTTCCTCGACCAGGTGTACGCGATCAGCGACCGGCTCACGGTGCTGCGCAACGGTCGATACGAAGGCGAGTACGCGACCCGCGAGCTGGACCGGCACGCCCTCATCTCCAAGATGATCGGCAAGGACCTCGACTCGCTCACCTCGCTCGGCGGCAACCGCGCCAACGGCGACCGCGACCGCGAGAACGAGCAGCCCCTGCTCGCCGCGGAGGGCATCGGCCGCCGCTCCTCGATGCTCCCGACCGACGTCGAGATCTACCCCGGCGAGGTCGTCGGATTCGCGGGGCTGCTCGGCGCGGGCCGCACCGAACTCGCCCGGCTGCTGTACGGCGCCGACCGCGCGGAGACCGGCGTGCTGCGCTTCCGCGGCAAGAAGGTCGAGCTGCGCAACCCCGCGAGCGGCATCGAGCACCGCATCGCGTTCTCCACCGAGAACCGTCGCGACGAGGGCATCGTCGGCGATCTGACCGTCCGCGAGAACATGGTGCTCGCCGTGCAGGCCAAGCGCGGCTGGGCCCGGCCGCTCTCCCGGCGCGAGCAGGATCAGATCGTGCAGCGCTACATCACCGAGCTCAACGTGCGCCCGGCCGACCCGGAGCGGCTCATCAAGAACCTGTCCGGCGGCAACCAGCAGAAGGTGCTGCTGGGACGCTGGCTCGCGACCCAACCCGAGCTGCTCATCCTCGACGAGCCGACCCGAGGGATCGACGTCGGCGCCAAGGCCGAGATCCAGGAGGCGGTGGCGGAGCTCGCCGCCGAGGGCGTCTCGGTCGTCTTCATCTCCTCCGAGCTCGAGGAGGTGGTCCGCCTCAGCGAACGCATCGTCGTGCTGAAGGACCACGAGAAGATCGGCGAGATCGTCAACGGGCCGGGTGTCACGGCGCAGCAGGTCGTCGACCTCATCGCCTCGCACGGGGTCGGGGCCGCAACTCCCGACGACGCCGCGGATGCGGAGCAGAATGTGAGTGCGTCGACGACGACGCAGAAGACCGAGAGGCACGAGTCATGA
- a CDS encoding LacI family DNA-binding transcriptional regulator, which translates to MTQPHRNPSMHDVAARAGVSHITVSRVLNDYPSIRPETRERVLAAIAELGYRRNLAARALVTSRTRAIGVLSPEVAQHGPASSVLAVERAAREHGYHPLVTTAAVEHDATLAALEFLLDQAVEALVVIAPHETVLAAIRDLDIRVPLVTLQAPDRPGGIGVDQAEGARLATRHLVELGHTRIQHLAGPEGALEAASRLLGYTETLAAAGLEAPEVLRGDWSAASGFAAGERLASGVTAVVAGNDQMAIGLMAALADAGRAVPGDVSVVGFDDIPEAAYLRPALTTVYQDFELVGRRAVESLLAQLGAAAPDATIPSATIPPRLVVRASTAPPRRT; encoded by the coding sequence GTGACGCAGCCGCATCGGAACCCGAGCATGCACGACGTCGCCGCGCGCGCCGGCGTCAGCCACATCACCGTGTCGCGGGTGCTCAACGACTACCCGTCGATCCGGCCGGAGACCCGCGAGCGGGTGCTGGCGGCGATCGCCGAGCTCGGCTACCGCCGCAACCTCGCCGCGCGTGCCCTCGTCACGAGCCGCACGCGCGCGATCGGGGTGCTCTCTCCCGAGGTCGCCCAGCACGGACCCGCCTCGAGCGTGCTCGCGGTCGAGCGGGCGGCGCGCGAGCACGGCTACCACCCGCTCGTCACGACCGCCGCCGTCGAGCACGACGCGACCCTCGCCGCCCTCGAGTTCCTGCTCGACCAGGCCGTCGAGGCGCTCGTCGTGATCGCCCCGCACGAGACGGTGCTCGCCGCCATCCGCGACCTCGACATCCGCGTGCCGCTCGTGACGCTGCAGGCGCCCGACCGCCCGGGCGGCATCGGCGTCGACCAGGCGGAAGGTGCGCGCCTCGCGACCCGGCACCTCGTCGAGCTCGGCCACACCCGCATCCAGCACCTCGCGGGCCCCGAGGGCGCGCTCGAGGCCGCCTCGCGCCTGCTCGGCTACACCGAGACGCTCGCTGCGGCGGGACTCGAGGCGCCCGAGGTGCTGCGCGGCGACTGGAGCGCGGCCTCGGGGTTCGCCGCGGGGGAGCGGCTCGCCTCGGGCGTCACGGCCGTCGTCGCCGGCAACGACCAGATGGCGATCGGCCTCATGGCGGCGCTCGCGGATGCCGGCCGCGCGGTGCCGGGCGACGTCTCGGTCGTCGGCTTCGACGACATCCCCGAGGCGGCGTACCTGCGCCCCGCCCTCACGACCGTGTACCAGGACTTCGAGCTCGTCGGCCGCCGCGCGGTCGAGTCCCTCCTCGCGCAGCTCGGCGCCGCCGCGCCCGACGCCACCATCCCCTCCGCCACCATCCCTCCCCGCCTCGTCGTGCGCGCCTCGACCGCCCCACCCCGCCGCACGTGA